A stretch of DNA from Borrelia anserina Es:
ACTTGGCTAAAGTTGATTTGGGTAACATCAGATATGATGCCATTAGATCATTATAGCAGAGAAATATTGAAGTCTTAGACTAATGTCTAAGACTTTTTATTTTATTTATCAGACTTAATCTATTTAATTAATATATAAATTAAAATGATTATTAATACTGATATTGTTATTATAAGGTATAATTGTATTATACATATAATTATACTTTTAATTAATTAAAAGTATAAAAAAGGAGATATTTAATGATAGAGGTAAAGAATTATATTTCGTTATTTTTATTATTACTAGTAATGAGTTTATTGCTAGTAGTGAGTTGTGATAATACAGCATCCGATCAAGGTGCTTGTTCTATGAAGCGGAAGTCGGTGGTTCCGGTTAAGTTAGGTGGTAAGACGGTTGCAGTGAGTGAGAAAAAACCGGTTGCAGTAAGTGAGAAAAAACCGGTTGCAGTAAGTGAGAAAGAACCGGTTGCAGTGAGTGAGAAAAAACCGGTTGCAGTGAGTGAGAAAAAACCGGTTGTAGTGAGTGAGAAAGAACCGGTTGCAGTGAGTGAGAAAAAACCGGTTGTAGTGAGTGAGAAAGAACCGGTTGCAGTGAGTGAGAAAAAACAGGTTGTAGTAAGTGAGAAAAAACCGGTTGCAGTAAGTGAGAAAAAACCGGTTGCAGTGAGTGAGAAAGAACCGGTTGTAGTAAGTGAGAAAAAACCGGTTGCAGTAAGTGAGAAAGAACCGGTTGCAGTAAGTGAGAAAAAACCGGTTGCAGTGAGTGAGAAAGAACCGGTTGCAGTGAGTGAGAAAAAACAGGTTGAATTAAGTAGTAAAGTAGATGAAGCAAAAGATATAAAAAATTTTGATGATATATATGACGAGATGTCTAGAGATGAACAGGCAGTAATTGATTATATGAGAAGTGTATTAACTGATCCTTCTATTGGTAGTGATGGGAATTATTATCATTTTGATGATGACACTTTAGAGGACTTGTTAGCTGATTTTGGTATTGAGAAGCTTCAGAAGATTTGCAGTGTTCTTAAAGTAATAATAGAAGCTGATCGGCTTATTGATCAGATTAAGAATAAAGATTTGAAAGAAGAAGCAAAAATTCGTTTTAATGTTCGTAAGAATGACTATTCAAGACATCTCAAAGAAAAGGTATTTAGTATGAAAGATATTAAGTTGATATATAGTGCGTTCCTGTATCCTTCTGCGGAGCCTTCTTTTAGTTATCCTATTGTTGAGGTAAAAAGAGAAGCTGCCTGTGTTTTAACGGCTGAAAAGAAATATTCAGCGTTATCAAGTGATGATAAGGCAATAATTGATTATTTAGCATTTTCAAAAGCGTGTTTGTATAAAGATGAACCTCCAAGAAGTTTATATACTTTTTATAGTTTTTATGTTAACTTAGGAAAGTTGGATAGTGCTCAGTTTGATAATTTTATGAGAGATTCACGATTTAAAGTACTAGAAGGAGGTACTATTGATGATGTTCGTAATAAAACATTTAAATGTTCATTTAATGTTCAAGTTTGAGTGTTACTCGGATGAATATATAAAGGTATAGGAGGGTATTTAGGATGGCTTGCTTAGGCAGTTAATATTGATCTCTATATTAATAAAGTTATAAAACTGAAAGATGATTATAGGAAGAGGTTTAATCGTGTTAAGATTTTAATTTTAGACTTTATAAAGTTTTCAGAGTTAATTGCAAAGTTGTCTGTAGTGCTGGAGTTTTGCTATTTATACTAGTGATGATATTGATTGTAGCATAGATATGCTAGGTATGTTGAAGAATGGTAGTGAGCTTTGTAAAGTTATAAGATTTACTTATCTGTGCTTAAAGCAAAAAGGAGGCCGAAACAGCTATTGAAACTCTTAAGGAAATTAAATCAAAAGAGGAATTAAGACGTCTCTTTCATAAATTTAAGAGCGACTATAGACATGTGTTAAGTAATATGTTTGTGTG
This window harbors:
- a CDS encoding BTA121 domain-containing protein surface lipoprotein — protein: MIEVKNYISLFLLLLVMSLLLVVSCDNTASDQGACSMKRKSVVPVKLGGKTVAVSEKKPVAVSEKKPVAVSEKEPVAVSEKKPVAVSEKKPVVVSEKEPVAVSEKKPVVVSEKEPVAVSEKKQVVVSEKKPVAVSEKKPVAVSEKEPVVVSEKKPVAVSEKEPVAVSEKKPVAVSEKEPVAVSEKKQVELSSKVDEAKDIKNFDDIYDEMSRDEQAVIDYMRSVLTDPSIGSDGNYYHFDDDTLEDLLADFGIEKLQKICSVLKVIIEADRLIDQIKNKDLKEEAKIRFNVRKNDYSRHLKEKVFSMKDIKLIYSAFLYPSAEPSFSYPIVEVKREAACVLTAEKKYSALSSDDKAIIDYLAFSKACLYKDEPPRSLYTFYSFYVNLGKLDSAQFDNFMRDSRFKVLEGGTIDDVRNKTFKCSFNVQV